A stretch of the Dioscorea cayenensis subsp. rotundata cultivar TDr96_F1 chromosome 4, TDr96_F1_v2_PseudoChromosome.rev07_lg8_w22 25.fasta, whole genome shotgun sequence genome encodes the following:
- the LOC120258292 gene encoding cyclic phosphodiesterase-like, with protein MADPDHHQCDEEEFFSVWAIPPDDLRNKLKTLMTTLRSEFGGAEFEPHVTVVRALRLRAADALRRLHSAVSSLNYYSARVSSISRGSCVSLLLDPTPEVVNASCHCRAHFGYSNSTPYMPHLSLLYGDLTEEAKEKARARAEELAEGIVGTTFDISKIALFKTDPQDTSLWEKVAVCELLKDK; from the exons ATGGCGGATCCCGATCACCACCAGTGCGACGAGGAAGAGTTCTTCTCCGTGTGGGCGATCCCTCCCGATGATCTCCGCAACAAGCTCAAGACCCTCATGACCACCCTCCGCTCTGAGTTTGGCGGTGCCGAGTTCGAACCCCACGTCACTGTCGTGCGGGCACTCCGACTCCGCGCCGCTGACGCCCTTCGCCGCCTCCACTCCGCCGTCTCCTCCCTCAACTACTATTCCGCCCGCGTCTCCTCTATCTCTCGTGGCTCGTGCGTCTCTCTCCTCCTTGACCCCACTCCGGAG GTTGTGAATGCGAGCTGCCACTGCCGCGCCCATTTTGGATACTCGAACTCCACTC CTTATATGCCGCATCTGAGCCTGCTCTATGGGGATTTGACGGAAGAGGCGAAGGAGAAGGCGAGGGCGAGGGCTGAGGAGCTTGCCGAGGGGATAGTTGGTACAACGTTTGATATTTCAAAGATTGCTCTTTTTAAAACGGATCCTCAGGACACGAGCTTATGGGAAAAGGTTGCAGTGTGTGAACTGCTGAAAGATAAGTGA
- the LOC120258290 gene encoding cyclic phosphodiesterase-like, which produces MANPDHQQRGEEEVYSVWAIPPDDLRNKLKTLMATLRSEFGGPEFDPHVTVVGALRLCPDDALRHLHSAASSLGSYSARVSSVSRGSFFYQCVYLLLDPTPEVLNASSHCCAHFGYSNSTPYMPHLSLLYGDLTEEEKGKARARAEELAEGIVGTTFEISKIGLFKTDTQDKSLKSWEEIAVCELLKDK; this is translated from the exons ATGGCGAATCCCGATCACCAGCAGCGCGGCGAGGAAGAGGTCTACTCCGTGTGGGCGATCCCTCCCGACGATCTCCGCAACAAGCTTAAGACCCTCATGGCCACCCTCCGCTCCGAGTTTGGCGGCCCCGAGTTCGACCCCCACGTCACTGTCGTGGGAGCACTCCGACTCTGCCCCGATGACGCCCTCCGCCACCTCCACTCCGCCGCCTCCTCCCTCGGCTCCTATTCCGCCCGCGTCTCCTCCGTCTCCCGTGGCTCCTTCTTTTACCAGTGCGTCTATCTCCTCCTCGACCCCACTCCGGAG GTTCTGAATGCGAGCTCCCACTGCTGCGCCCATTTCGGATACTCGAACTCCACTC CTTATATGCCGCATCTGAGCTTGCTCTATGGGGATTTGACTGAAGAGGAGAAGGGGAAGGCGAGGGCGAGGGCTGAGGAGCTCGCAGAGGGTATAGTTGGTACAACGTTTGAGATCTCAAAGATTGGCCTTTTTAAGACGGATACTCAAGACAAGAGCTTGAAGTCGTGGGAAGAGATTGCAGTGTGTGAACTGCTGAAAGATAAGTGA